The Candidatus Rokuibacteriota bacterium genome segment GGGTCCATGAAGGACATGTCCGCCGTCGGCCAGGCCAGCAGCAGATCCGAGTAGTCGCCGCCGCCCATGTTGAAGTAGGCCTGCCCGTAGGTCTTGCGCACGATGATCGAGATGCGCGGCACGCTGACCTGCCCCAGCGCCTCCATCCAGTTGATGATCTTGCCCGGCACGCCCCGGCGCTCGGCCTCGCGGCCGATGAAGAACCCCGGGATGTCGTGCAGGAAGAGCAGCGGGATGTTGAAGGAGTCGCAGAGGCAGAGGAACGAGATGACCTTGTCGCAGCCGTCGGCGTCGCAGGCGCCGGCCTTGTACATGGGCTGGTTGGCGACGACGCCCACCACCCGGCCGCCGATGCGCGTGAGGCAGGTGAGGATCGCGCGGCCGAAGCGGGGCTTGAGCTCGAAGACGAAGCCAACATCGGCCAGGCGCTCGATGACCCGGCGCATGTCGTAGGCTCGCGAGCGCGACTCGGGCACGAGGTCGGCGATGGTCTCCATCTCCGATCCCGAGCCCGTGGGCACGGCCGCGGGGGGCGGCGCCTGCCCCGCGGGAGTGGGCAGGTAGGAGAGCGCCCGTTGGACCAGCGCCAGGCACTCCTCATCCGTCTCGCCGACGAGGTCGGCGAAGCCCGTCTCCTCGGCGTGGACCTTGACGCCGCCGAGATCCTCGGCGGAGACCCGCTCGCCCGTCGCCAGCTCGAGCACGCGCGGGCCGGAGACGGCCATCGAGGCGCCCGTCCACATCACGACGATGTCCGACAGGCAGGCGTTCCACGTCGGCAGGCCGTAGGACTGGCCGAGCACGGCCGTCACCATGGGCACCTGCCGGCGCCGCGTGCCGTAGTAGGTCGAGTTGCCGAAGGAGGCGATGCCGGCCGAGCCCATGATGTCCGGCATGCGCGCGCCGCCGGCCTCGGCGAGGTAGACGATGGGCACGCCGCGCTTCGTCGCCAGCGCCTTGAGCTCCGCCTCCTTCTGCGAGGCGACGCGGCTCGACGTGGCGGCCATCACGGTGAAGTCGTTGGAGGAGACGGCGACGGGGCGGCCGTCGATCTTCGCGAGCCCCGCGACCTTGGAGTCGGCCGGCGTTTTCTCCTCGTCGCCCGGCATGTCGGAGACGTTGAAGGTACCGAGCTCCATGAAGGAGCCCGCGTCCACCAGCCGCTCGATGCGCTCGCGGGCGTTGAGTCTTCCCTCGGCGCGGCGCTTGGCCAGGCGCTCGGGCCCGCCCATCGCGCGGGCCCGAGCGCGGCGCGCCTCGAAGTCCTTCATCCGTTCGTCCCAACTCACGTGGAGGCCTCTGTCCGTGCGTGCTTGGGGTCGAGGGCGTCGCGCAGGCCGTCGCCCACGAAGTTGAAGGCGAGCGCTGTCAGCAGGATGGCGAGCCCCGGCATGAAGACGAGCCAGGGCGCGAGCCGCATGAATCGGTAGCCGCGCCCGACGTCCGCGCCCCAGGAGGGCGTGGGCGGCTTGATGCCGATGCCGAGGAAGCTCAAGCTCGTCTCGGCCAGGAGGGCGAAAGCGATGGACACCGAGACCTGAACGATGATGGGCGCCGACACGTTGGGCAGGATGTGGCGGAGGAGGATGCGGCCGTGCGTGGCGCCGGCGGCGCGCGCCCCCTCGACGAAGAGCTCCTCGCGGAGCGCGAGCGTCTGGCCACGCACGAGCCGCGCGAAGCGCGGCATGTAGACGACGCCGACGGCGACCATGACGTTGCCGAGCCCGGGACCGAGCGCCGCGGCGATGGCCATGGCGAGCACGAGGGCGGGGAAGGCTTGGACCGCGTCCACGAGGCGCATCAGAAAATCGTCGAGCCGGCCGCCCGAGTAGCCCGCCGCGAGGCCGACCGGGATGCCGGAGAGCGCCGCGATGGCCACGGCCAGGCAGGCGGCCGAGAGCGACAGCCGCGCGCCGTGGAGCAGGCGCGACAGCACGTCGCGTCCGAGGTCGTCGGTGCCGAGCAGGTGATGCTCAGAGGGCGCGGCCAGCGCGTCCGAGAGGTTCTGCTTGAGCGGATCCCACGGGGCGACGATCGGCGCCAGCGCAGCCCCGCCCAGCAGCGCCACGAGGAAGCACGCGCCCGCTGAAGCTGTGCGGCTTCGCCCGAAGCGCCGCGCCGCCCTGCGCGCCTCAGGAAAGGCGGATGCGGGGATCGACCCAGCCATAGACGACGTCGGAGACGAGGTTGACCGCGATGACGATCAGCACCATGACGAGCACGGCGCCCTGGAGCATGGGGAAGTCGCGGGTGAGCACGGCTTCGAGATTCAGGCGCCCGAGCCCCGGCAGGGCGAAGATGGACTCGACGACCACCGTGGCGCCGACCAGGCGCGAGATGGTCAGCCCCGAGACCGTGATCATCGGGATGAGGGCATTTCTGAGCGCGTGCTTCCAGATCACCCCGCGCTCGGCGAGCCCCTTGGCGCGCGCCGTGCGCACGTAGTCCGTGTTGAGCGTGTCCTGGAGCGCCGAGCGTAGCTGGCGCGTAATCTCGGCGACGGCGGAGGCGCCGAGGGTGAGCGTGGGCAGGATCGCGTGGCGGAGCCCGTCCCACGGCGCCTCCAGCGGGCTCGCGTAGCCCGTCGCCGGCAGCCAGCGCAGGTGGAGCGCGAGCGCCAGCACCAGCATGGAGCCCAGCCAGAAATTCGGCACCGCCACGCCGAAGGCGGCGATGCCGCTCGCGCAGCTGCCCATGAACCCGCCGCGCTTCGAGGCCGCGACGACGGCAAGAGGGAAGCCCAGGAGGAGCCCGAAGGCCGTGGCCGCGACCGCGAGCCCGAGCGTGACCGGCAGGCGGTCGCGCAGCGCCTCGATGACGGGCTGGCCCGTGCGGAGCGAGGTGCCGAGGTCGCCGCGCGCGGCGCGCGCGAGCCAGAGGCCGTACTGGACGTACAGCGGCCGGTTGAGGCCCATCCGCTCGCGGATAGCGGCGAGCTTCTCCTCGGTGACGTTCTCGAGGCCGACCAGCGCGACGGCGGGGTCACCCGGCAGCAGCAGGACGAGCGAGAAGACGAGAGAGGTGACCAGCAGCACCAGCGGGATGACGGCGAGGAGCCGCCGCCGGAGGAAAGCGCCCACGCTAGCGGCTCGGGCGGAGCCAGACCCCCCGGAAGGCGGGCTTGCCGAGGAGGTTCGGCTGATAACCCTCCACGTTGGTCGCCATGCCTTCGAGCACCGGGGCTACATAGAGCGGCACGTCCACCGCCTCCTGCTGAATGATCTCGTCGATCTTCTGGTAGAGCGCGCGGCGCTCCTCGAGCTTGTACACGCTCTTGGCCTGGTCCATCAGCTCCTCGAGGCGCGCGACCTGGTACTTGCCGGGATTGTAAAAGCCCGTGCTGTGGAACATGCCGCGGACGGACTGGTCGGGGTCGGGACGGCCCGTCCACCGGTAGTTGGCCGCCATGAACTCCTGGCCGCGGAAATAGCCCTGCACGCCCTTGGCGAGCTCCATCGGCTTCAGGTCCACCTTGATGCCGACCGCGGCCAGCTGCGCCTGGATCGCTTCCGCGCGACGCACGTGCTCGGGCGCGGGCTCGACCACCATGTCGAAGGTGAAGCCATTGGGCAGCCCCGCCTCGATGAGCTTGGCTTTCGCGCGCGCCGGGTCGTGCGGCCACGGCTTGAGCGCGGGGTTCGACGCCCAGTAGACGGACGGGAACGGAGTCACCGCGACGTCGGTCAGCCCGAACATCACCGTGCGGACCAGCGCGGCCCGATCGATCGCGAGGTTGATCGCCTCGCGCGCCGCCTTCTTGTCGAGCGGGGGCTTGGACATATTGAGGTAGATGCGCCAGTAGGCGAGCGACGGCCCCTCGTAGGTCTTGATGCCCTTCTCGCCCTTGAGCGACGCGAAATCCTGGGTCGGGATCTCCATGATGAAGTCCACCTGGCCGCTCCGGAGCGCGTTCACCCGTGTGTCGCCATCGGGCATGATGCGTATCAGGATGCCGTCCAGGTAGGGCCGCCCAGGCTCCCAGTACTCCTGGAACCGATCGAGCCGCACGGAATCTCCCGGCGTCCACTTGGTCAGCCGGTACTCTCCCGCGCCCACCGGCGTGCGCCCGAACTGGTCACCCAGCTTCTGCACGGCGGTGGGCGAGACCATCATGCCGGCCCTGTCGGTGAAGGCCAGGACCAGCGAGGCGTCTGGGCGCTTGAGGCGCAGCCTGACGGTGAACGCGTCCACGACCTCGACGGCCTCGATGTTGATGAGCTCCGAGACCATGCTCGACACCGTCTTGTCCTGGGCCCGCAGCAGGTTGAACCGGACGGCTTCCGCGTTGAAGGGCGTGCCGTCATGGAACTTGACGTTCTTCCTGAGGCGCAGGATGAGCGTCTTCGGATCGGGCGTTTCCCAGGACTCGGCGAGCCCCGGGCGCGGCTGGAGCTTGTCGTCGAAGCGGACGAGGGTGTCGAAGACCGGGTAGAGGTACATGTGGTCGGTGCCGGAGGCGCCCTTGTGCGGGTCGAAGGTCGAGACCTCCGCCCGGAGCGCCACCCGGAGCACGCCGCCCGCCCGCGGCTGGGCCAGGGCCGGGTCGGCGCCGAGCCAGGCGGCCAGCAGCGCGCATATCGTCACCACGCCGATCCGCTTCATGGGTGAGGCGACTCTAGGGGTAAGCGCCGACGCTGTCAAGCGGCGTGGCGGCAGCGGTTGCGTTCCTCACCGCCGTGGCCCGACAATGGCGGCTCCATGCCACGAGCGCGCGGCGTCACGGTGAGGCGGCTCGTCCTGCTGGCTGTGCTCCTGGCCGGCATCGCCTGCGCCGTCATCTGGCGCCGCTACCTCACGGTGCCCCAGATCCAGGTCTTCGTGGCGAGCTTGGGCCCCTGGGGGCCGCTGGTCTTCATGCTCGCCTACACGGTCGGCCCCGCCTTCCTCGTGCCGGGCCTGCCCCTCGACCTGGCGGCCGGCGTCCTCTTCGGGCCCGTCTGGGGCACGGTCTATTCCCTCGTCGGCGCCACGGCCGGCGCCACCGTCGCCTTCCTCGCCGCGCGCACCGTCGGGCGGGACTGGACGGAGGAGAAGCTCTCGGGGCCCCTCAAGAAGCTCAAGGAGGGCGTGGACAAGGGCGGCTGGGAGTTCGTCGCCTTCGTGCGCCTCGTGCCCGTCATCCCCTTCAACCTGCTCAACTACGCCCTCGGCCTCACGCGTATAAGGCTCGTGCCGTACGTGCTGGCCTCGTTCGTCTTCATGGCGCCGGCCGCCGCCGTGTACGTCTACGCGGGCTGGGCGGGGGGCGAGGCGATCGCGGGCGAGGGGGCGATCTCGCAGACGCTCGTGCGGGTGCTCGTCGCGCTGACCGCGCTCGGGATGCTCGCGGTCCTGCCGCAGCTCGCCGTGCGCTTCGCCAAGAGCAGGCGAAAGCTTCGATCGTGATGGGCCCGGGCATCCGCGGGTTCGCCTGCTGCAACGAGCTGTACGAGAACCTGCCCGTCGTCGAGGGCTTCCGCGCGCTGCGGTCGAGGCCTTCGACTTCACGCCGGGGCCTGAGCGGATCGCGACGGAGAGCCTGCGCAATCTCACGCAGGTGTGGGGCGCCGCAGACGGCCGAACCTAGACACGGTGCGGCACGCATGGTATAAATCTGTCTCCCACTGTGGGCTCGTGGTGCAGCCTGGTTAGCACACTGGACTGTCAATCCAGAGGTCGCGGGTTCAAATCCCGTCGAGCCCGCCATAAAATCAACCATTTCGGTGGCGGTCATTTCTGATTGTCACCGAAATGCCTTCTTTGCTGTCATTGAGCGCTCAGGATAGAGCACGATCTTGTATGCGCCGAGGCCCCTGTCGCGATCCATGGGCGCCGGTCGAGCCTCCTTCCCGCGGACCCCACGCTACCGATCGCCTTGTGGAGCGCACTCGCGGCCCACGCCAGATCCCGCCGAATGGAATCGGACACCTTTGGGCGTCGAGCATGGCGGCAGCCGGCGTGCTCAAGCGCCTGCTGTCACATGGGGGCTTGCGGCGGGGTGGCGACGCGCGGGTTGGGGGCGGGCGGTGCGGCCGCGGCCGGTGCCGCGGCCTGGAGGAGCTGGGCTATTCCGGAGAAGAGGGCGGCGAGCGTCGAGGCGGTCTCGGGGGGCGCCTCGATCACGAGACCGCCGTGTGCCGCCCGCTGTACCGTGAGCCCAGCGAAGAGCCGCTGCACCTCGGCCGCCGAGGGCAGCGGCCCCGGACCGGACACGGCCGGGGCTGGCGCGTCGCCGGACTCGTCCCCCGCCGTCACGAGGGCATCGATCTCGCGCTCGGCGGCGGCGTCGTCCGACGCGAGTGCGTCCGACTCGGTGGTCGCACCCTCTCGCCCCGGAAGCGCGAGGGCGGGGCCGACCAGCCGCTCGATCCGGGCGAGGAAGCTGCCCGAGCGCTCGAAGGTCACCTCGTCGGTGGTCCCATCGAAGAGCCCCGCGAACAGGGCCTGCTTGGTGCCCACGAGGTCGGCGATCCGTGACTCGATGCCCGGCTCGCTGATCAGGTGGTAGACGTCGATGGGTCGGCGCTGCCCCAGACGGTAGATCCGCCCGATCCGCTGCTCGAGCACGGCCGGGTTCCACGGCAGCTCGATGTTGATGCAGACGCTCGCGGCGCGCTGCAGGTTGAGGCCCACGCCGCCCGCATCGGTGGCGAAGAGGACGCGGCAGGCGGGATCATCGTGGAACTCAACAATGTTCTGGGTCCGGCGCTTCTGGCCCTCGCCGCCGGTGAAGAACGCCGCCCGGACCTGGCCCCGGGCAAGGACGTCGCGGGTGGCCCAGTCCGCCAGGCGGAGCATGCGGCGCCACTGGCTGAACACGACCACCTTGCGTTCCTGGTCGAGGACGATCTGCCCGATCAGCTCCCGCAGCTCGAGGAGCTTCGGGCTCGCCAGCCCCTTGAGCGTGGCCTCCGTGGGCCGCGGCAGCCGCGAGAGGTCAGGCCAGATTTCCTCGAAGCGCAGCTGTGCCAGACCGTTCGCGATGATGCGCTGGGTGGTGAGCAGCGACATGAGCCTGAGGAACTCCGCCTGGGTGAGCGGCCGGCGCTTCCCCCGCGCCAGGATCTGGGCGATCGGCTGGTTGAGGGCGTCGTGCTCCTCGACCTGCTCGGCCGTCATCTCCAGGGGGATCCGCGTGTCCGTGCGCGCCGGGAGCTGGGGAAGCACCTCGCGGCGGACGCGACGGATCATGCAGCCGGCCAGCCGGAGGCGCAGGGTGTCGAGGTGCCGCGCGCCGCCGATCTCGGTCCTGCCGTCCACCGGCGTCGTGTGCCAGGGGACCAGCCGCCATTTCGGCTCCAGCGCGAGATCGTCCACCCACTCCACGATGGACGCGAGCTCGTCGAGCCGGTTCTCCATCGGCGTCCCGGTGAGCACGAGGCGATAGGGCGGATCGAGCTGCTTCACCGTCAGCGCGGTCTTGGTGGCCCAGTTCTTGATCCGCTGCGCCTCGTCGAGGACGACGAGATCCGGTCCCCAGGCGCGGACGAGATCCAGATCGCGGACGAGCTGCTCGTAGTTCGAGACGAGGAACCCGCGGCGGCACGCCTCGAACGCCGCCCGGCGCTGGGCGGGGTTGCCGTCGACCACGGCTGCGGGCGCGTCGGTGAAGAGCTGCCACTCGCGCAGCCACTGGGGCTTGAGCGCGGCCGGGACGACCACCAACCCCCGGCGGACGCGGCCGGTGCGCCACAGGGCGTGGCAGGCGGCGATCGCCTGCGCGGTCTTGCCGAGGCCCATGTCGTCGGCGAGCAGGAGCCGCCCGTTCGAGAGGAACCGCTCCACGGCCTCGCGCTGGTAGGGGTAGAGTGGCTGCTTGAGAGAGCGGATCGCCTGCGTGAAGCGGTGCAGATCCCGGCCGCCCTGGACGGCACGCGCGGTGCGCCGTCGATCCTCCAGGAGCAAGGCGTGGAGCGCGGGCTCGCCCTGATCGTTCCCGAGCACGCCGAGGAGGTTGTCCACGAGCTCGAGCCGCCGCGCCGGCGCCTCGGGGATCTCGGTCGTGAAGCCACCCTCCGTGGCCGGGCGCAGCCATCGCCGGAGACGGGGCGCGGGGAGCCCGTCCATCCAGCGGATCCGCGCCAGCCAGTCGCCCCCGCCTGTGAGGGGGCGAATCGGATCCCAGCGCAGCGGCCCTGCATCAGGAGCGGCCGCGCGCCGGGCCCGCTCGACGGCGCGCGGCTTCGAGGCGATGTCCTCCAGCACGGCGAGGAGGTGCTTGCACAGGCCGAGCGAGCTGCGGAGGAAGTCGGGGCAGCTGCAGCTGCCCTCGATGGGCTCCACGCACCGGAGCAGGGTGCGGTAGGGGCGCGCGGGCGAGCCCTGCCGTCGCGTCGCGTAGAGGCCAAGGGGTCCCCCGCCGCCCGGCCGGGTAACGATCTGCAGCCTGTCGGCCTGTCCGAAGGCGAACCGGCGGAGCAGCGCCTCGAGCGCTTCGCGCCGCACGGGCCAGTCCGCTCCCGCCGTGACGGCCAGGACGTGCCGGACGACCAGCTCCGGGGGAATGGCTCCCGTCTTCCGATGCGCCCGCGCGAGCAGCATCTGATACGCCTCGGACTCGGCAGGGGAGGTCGCGAGGGTCACGAGCGCAGTCGTCTCATCCATGTTCCTCTCTCCGGCAGACCGCGGTTTGCTCTCCGCGATGGCCCGTTGACGGGTGCAGGTGCCCGGACGCGATACTGGGCCGGGACGGCGGCGGCGTCAAGGGAGGCCTCACTCCGAGGCGGCGGCCTACCGCCTCGGGGGGAGGCCGGAGGCCGCGAACCAGGAGGAAGCCGCGGTGGGGTCCTTGCCGTGACCCTTGACCGTCCCTCCCAACATGGCTAACATGGCCATATGAAGAAGGCCAAGATCGCCGAGCTCAAGAACCACCTGTCCCGCTACCTCGATCACGTCCGGAGCGGAGAGTCCGTGCTGGTCCTGGACCGGAATCAGCCCATCGCCCAGATCGTTCCCCTCGCGCGGCCGACAGGGGGTTCCCGCGGCCACGACGGGCGGCTGGCGCGGCTCGAGCGGCGGGGCCTGATCCGGCGCGGGTCTGGGGGCCTCCCCGAGTGGCTCGGGAAGCGCAAGCCTCCCCGCCTGCGGGGCAGCGTGCTCAAGGACCTGCTGGCCGAGCGCGGGGCGGGGTGGTGAGGTTCTGGGACACCTCCGCCCTCATCCCGCTGGTCGTGGCCGAGCGCGGCACCGCGCTGGCGGAGCGTCTGCTCCGTGCCGATCCCGCCGTCGTGGTCTGGACCCTGACCCGCGTCGAGCTGCTGTCAGCGCTGGCGCGCCGCCGGCGCGAGGAGCCAGCCGCCGCGCGGCGGCTCCTGGGGGCCAAGCGGGAGATCCTGGCGGCCTGGCCGCGCTGGTCCGAGGTGACCGCGGTGGAGGTCGTTCGGCGGCACGCGGAGCGCGTGGTGGACACCCATGCGATCAGGGCTGCCGACGCGCTGCAGATCGGCGCGGCCCTCGTCGTTGCCGGCGACGATCCCGCCGCGCTGGAGTTCGTCACCTTCGACCAGCCCCAGGCTGCGGCCGCGGAGCGCGAGGGATTCCGCGTGCGCGGCGCGAGCTGAAGTCGCCTCCCATCAGCGCCCAGGCACGCCCCCGCGGCGCCGGCACGCCATCAGAACTGGATCCGCCGGAGGGCTGGGCCGGCAGGGACATCGGCCAGTGCAGATTGCCCCTGTCACCGGGATTGTCACCCACCCCGCGTGACAAGGCGCAACTGGCCGTCACTTGCCGCTACACAGTCCAGGCGCCGGCGAGGGAGCAACTCGTTGAGAAGGCGGGCACCGGCCGCGATCGGCGGTGCGAACTGTCAATCCAGAGGTCGCGGGTTCAAATCCCGTCGAGCCTGCCATTCAGATTCAACGAGGGGGCGGCGCCCTGTCGCCCCCTCTGACGTGCCTCGAACTTCTTCTCTGTCG includes the following:
- a CDS encoding carboxyl transferase domain-containing protein, producing the protein MSWDERMKDFEARRARARAMGGPERLAKRRAEGRLNARERIERLVDAGSFMELGTFNVSDMPGDEEKTPADSKVAGLAKIDGRPVAVSSNDFTVMAATSSRVASQKEAELKALATKRGVPIVYLAEAGGARMPDIMGSAGIASFGNSTYYGTRRRQVPMVTAVLGQSYGLPTWNACLSDIVVMWTGASMAVSGPRVLELATGERVSAEDLGGVKVHAEETGFADLVGETDEECLALVQRALSYLPTPAGQAPPPAAVPTGSGSEMETIADLVPESRSRAYDMRRVIERLADVGFVFELKPRFGRAILTCLTRIGGRVVGVVANQPMYKAGACDADGCDKVISFLCLCDSFNIPLLFLHDIPGFFIGREAERRGVPGKIINWMEALGQVSVPRISIIVRKTYGQAYFNMGGGDYSDLLLAWPTADMSFMDPDTGVNVVHGAALGALDPSERAARRKELLEQWEWDTLPYGAAARHLVHEVIAPAQTRDVIIQFLDTWESRGTIGQHHLANWPTKF
- a CDS encoding ABC transporter permease, encoding MAGSIPASAFPEARRAARRFGRSRTASAGACFLVALLGGAALAPIVAPWDPLKQNLSDALAAPSEHHLLGTDDLGRDVLSRLLHGARLSLSAACLAVAIAALSGIPVGLAAGYSGGRLDDFLMRLVDAVQAFPALVLAMAIAAALGPGLGNVMVAVGVVYMPRFARLVRGQTLALREELFVEGARAAGATHGRILLRHILPNVSAPIIVQVSVSIAFALLAETSLSFLGIGIKPPTPSWGADVGRGYRFMRLAPWLVFMPGLAILLTALAFNFVGDGLRDALDPKHARTEAST
- a CDS encoding ABC transporter substrate-binding protein codes for the protein MKRIGVVTICALLAAWLGADPALAQPRAGGVLRVALRAEVSTFDPHKGASGTDHMYLYPVFDTLVRFDDKLQPRPGLAESWETPDPKTLILRLRKNVKFHDGTPFNAEAVRFNLLRAQDKTVSSMVSELINIEAVEVVDAFTVRLRLKRPDASLVLAFTDRAGMMVSPTAVQKLGDQFGRTPVGAGEYRLTKWTPGDSVRLDRFQEYWEPGRPYLDGILIRIMPDGDTRVNALRSGQVDFIMEIPTQDFASLKGEKGIKTYEGPSLAYWRIYLNMSKPPLDKKAAREAINLAIDRAALVRTVMFGLTDVAVTPFPSVYWASNPALKPWPHDPARAKAKLIEAGLPNGFTFDMVVEPAPEHVRRAEAIQAQLAAVGIKVDLKPMELAKGVQGYFRGQEFMAANYRWTGRPDPDQSVRGMFHSTGFYNPGKYQVARLEELMDQAKSVYKLEERRALYQKIDEIIQQEAVDVPLYVAPVLEGMATNVEGYQPNLLGKPAFRGVWLRPSR
- a CDS encoding TVP38/TMEM64 family protein; the protein is MPRARGVTVRRLVLLAVLLAGIACAVIWRRYLTVPQIQVFVASLGPWGPLVFMLAYTVGPAFLVPGLPLDLAAGVLFGPVWGTVYSLVGATAGATVAFLAARTVGRDWTEEKLSGPLKKLKEGVDKGGWEFVAFVRLVPVIPFNLLNYALGLTRIRLVPYVLASFVFMAPAAAVYVYAGWAGGEAIAGEGAISQTLVRVLVALTALGMLAVLPQLAVRFAKSRRKLRS
- a CDS encoding type II toxin-antitoxin system prevent-host-death family antitoxin; the protein is MKKAKIAELKNHLSRYLDHVRSGESVLVLDRNQPIAQIVPLARPTGGSRGHDGRLARLERRGLIRRGSGGLPEWLGKRKPPRLRGSVLKDLLAERGAGW
- a CDS encoding ABC transporter permease translates to MGAFLRRRLLAVIPLVLLVTSLVFSLVLLLPGDPAVALVGLENVTEEKLAAIRERMGLNRPLYVQYGLWLARAARGDLGTSLRTGQPVIEALRDRLPVTLGLAVAATAFGLLLGFPLAVVAASKRGGFMGSCASGIAAFGVAVPNFWLGSMLVLALALHLRWLPATGYASPLEAPWDGLRHAILPTLTLGASAVAEITRQLRSALQDTLNTDYVRTARAKGLAERGVIWKHALRNALIPMITVSGLTISRLVGATVVVESIFALPGLGRLNLEAVLTRDFPMLQGAVLVMVLIVIAVNLVSDVVYGWVDPRIRLS
- a CDS encoding type II toxin-antitoxin system VapC family toxin; amino-acid sequence: MRFWDTSALIPLVVAERGTALAERLLRADPAVVVWTLTRVELLSALARRRREEPAAARRLLGAKREILAAWPRWSEVTAVEVVRRHAERVVDTHAIRAADALQIGAALVVAGDDPAALEFVTFDQPQAAAAEREGFRVRGAS
- a CDS encoding DEAD/DEAH box helicase; protein product: MDETTALVTLATSPAESEAYQMLLARAHRKTGAIPPELVVRHVLAVTAGADWPVRREALEALLRRFAFGQADRLQIVTRPGGGGPLGLYATRRQGSPARPYRTLLRCVEPIEGSCSCPDFLRSSLGLCKHLLAVLEDIASKPRAVERARRAAAPDAGPLRWDPIRPLTGGGDWLARIRWMDGLPAPRLRRWLRPATEGGFTTEIPEAPARRLELVDNLLGVLGNDQGEPALHALLLEDRRRTARAVQGGRDLHRFTQAIRSLKQPLYPYQREAVERFLSNGRLLLADDMGLGKTAQAIAACHALWRTGRVRRGLVVVPAALKPQWLREWQLFTDAPAAVVDGNPAQRRAAFEACRRGFLVSNYEQLVRDLDLVRAWGPDLVVLDEAQRIKNWATKTALTVKQLDPPYRLVLTGTPMENRLDELASIVEWVDDLALEPKWRLVPWHTTPVDGRTEIGGARHLDTLRLRLAGCMIRRVRREVLPQLPARTDTRIPLEMTAEQVEEHDALNQPIAQILARGKRRPLTQAEFLRLMSLLTTQRIIANGLAQLRFEEIWPDLSRLPRPTEATLKGLASPKLLELRELIGQIVLDQERKVVVFSQWRRMLRLADWATRDVLARGQVRAAFFTGGEGQKRRTQNIVEFHDDPACRVLFATDAGGVGLNLQRAASVCINIELPWNPAVLEQRIGRIYRLGQRRPIDVYHLISEPGIESRIADLVGTKQALFAGLFDGTTDEVTFERSGSFLARIERLVGPALALPGREGATTESDALASDDAAAEREIDALVTAGDESGDAPAPAVSGPGPLPSAAEVQRLFAGLTVQRAAHGGLVIEAPPETASTLAALFSGIAQLLQAAAPAAAAPPAPNPRVATPPQAPM